A segment of the Knoellia sp. p5-6-4 genome:
CTTCGCATCGTACTCGCCATCAAGTATCTTGATATCAAGACACTTTGAAGGAGCTGTGATGTCGAACCGTTGGGACCCCGCCCAGTACGCCCGCTTCGCCGACCACCGGGGTCGTCCGTTCAGGGACCTGCTGGCCCAGGTGGGTGCGGAGGATCCGCGCCTGGTCGTCGACCTCGGGTGCGGGAACGGGCCCCTCACGCTGACGCTCGCCGAACGCTGGCCGCGGGCGCGTGTCGTGGGCGTCGACTCCTCGCCCCAGATGCTGGAGTCGGCCCGTGGGCTCGACTCGGACGCCCGGGTCGAGTGGGTCGAGGCCGACCTCGCCACCTGGGACATCGCCTCCCTCGGCGCGCAGCCGGACGTGGTCGTCACCAATGCGACCCTGCAGTGGGTGCGCGGTCATCGCGACCTGCTGCCCGGGTGGGTCGGGGCCATCACGAACGGCGGCTGGTTCGCCATGCAGGTGCCGGCGAACCTCGCGGCGCCGTCGCACCAGCTGATGCGCGACGTCGCAGCCGACCATCCGGCCGCTGAGCACCTGCGCGCCGACCTCGCGCGGATCGGGGCCGCCGAGCCGGCCGACTACGTCGAGGACCTCAGTGCACTCGGCTGCGTGGTGGACGCCTGGGAGACCACGTACCAGCACATCCTGGATCCTGAGGGGCGACAGGAGAACCCGGTGCTCGAGTGGGTGCGCGGCACGGGTCTGCGCCCGGTGCTCGACGCCCTCACCGACGAGGGTGAGCGGGCGGCCTTCCTGGCCGACTACGACGCGCGTCTCCGCGCGGCATACCCCCGCAGGGCCTATGGGGTCCTGCTGCCGTTCCGACGTGTCTTCGCCGTGGCACACAAGGTCGAAAGTCGCTGACCTGCAACGAGTTTGCGATCGGGGGCTTGCTCCTGGGGCACTGGCGGCCGCCGCTGATGGTCCTCCCGAAGTGGGGTCCGTGGTCCGCCCAAACCGGGACGTTCGGCCCTGAGGTCCCCTCTCGGCGGATCGAGAGACTGCTCATGCATCAAGAGATCGCAGTTTCAACCACCGCCGGAGATCCCGGCAGAGCGAAGGACAGAGCAATGCGCAAGACCATGGACAAGCTCGTCTCCTGGACCGGCCTCATCGTGGCCGCCGTCCTCCTCGTCGCAGGCGGACTGCTCACGTGGGCCAGCAACTTCGTCGCCCAGAACGTCAAGGAGCAGCTGACCGCGCAGCACATCACGATGCCGGTCGAGGAGAGGTTCCCCGAGGGGCACGAGGACGCCCTCGCTCCC
Coding sequences within it:
- a CDS encoding methyltransferase domain-containing protein; translation: MSNRWDPAQYARFADHRGRPFRDLLAQVGAEDPRLVVDLGCGNGPLTLTLAERWPRARVVGVDSSPQMLESARGLDSDARVEWVEADLATWDIASLGAQPDVVVTNATLQWVRGHRDLLPGWVGAITNGGWFAMQVPANLAAPSHQLMRDVAADHPAAEHLRADLARIGAAEPADYVEDLSALGCVVDAWETTYQHILDPEGRQENPVLEWVRGTGLRPVLDALTDEGERAAFLADYDARLRAAYPRRAYGVLLPFRRVFAVAHKVESR